The Mycolicibacterium mageritense genome contains a region encoding:
- a CDS encoding alpha/beta hydrolase, protein MDVSIDPEIAALLPALNAGFPAVETMTGSEARAAVRARYRAPAEPQPIGAVRQDVVPGGIPVRIYWPAASCPAPPPLLVFAHGGGFVFCDLDTHDDLCRSLANDVGAVVVSVDYRLAPESRWPTAAEDVYVALSWTAGQAEELGGDASRIVIAGDSAGGNLAAVTALLARDRGGPDIACQALLYPVIAADFTTESYRRFGTGFYNTAAAMQWYWDQYVPDPAERTHPYASPLHADLSGLPPAVVVTAGLDPLRSEGGRYAESLSAAGVPVVHRCYPGAIHGFMTMSGLALAGEARWQAGTDIATALRPAR, encoded by the coding sequence ATGGATGTCAGCATCGATCCGGAGATCGCGGCGCTGCTGCCCGCCCTCAACGCGGGGTTTCCCGCGGTGGAGACGATGACGGGCTCCGAGGCCAGGGCCGCCGTGCGGGCCCGGTACCGCGCGCCCGCCGAACCGCAACCGATCGGCGCAGTGCGCCAAGACGTCGTCCCCGGCGGGATTCCAGTCCGGATCTACTGGCCCGCAGCGAGTTGTCCGGCACCGCCACCGCTGCTGGTGTTCGCTCACGGTGGCGGGTTCGTGTTCTGCGATCTGGACACCCACGACGACTTGTGCCGGTCACTGGCCAACGACGTCGGGGCGGTCGTGGTGTCGGTCGATTACCGGCTGGCCCCCGAGTCGCGCTGGCCGACGGCCGCCGAGGATGTCTACGTCGCGCTGTCCTGGACCGCCGGACAGGCCGAAGAGCTCGGCGGCGACGCGTCGCGGATCGTGATCGCGGGGGACAGCGCAGGCGGCAACCTCGCCGCGGTGACGGCGCTGCTCGCCCGCGACCGCGGCGGCCCCGACATCGCGTGTCAGGCACTGCTTTATCCGGTGATCGCCGCCGATTTCACCACGGAGTCCTATCGCAGGTTCGGCACTGGCTTCTACAACACCGCGGCCGCGATGCAGTGGTACTGGGACCAGTACGTGCCGGATCCGGCCGAGCGCACGCATCCCTACGCCTCGCCCCTGCACGCCGATCTGTCGGGCCTGCCACCGGCCGTCGTGGTGACCGCGGGGCTCGACCCACTCCGCTCCGAAGGAGGCCGCTACGCCGAGTCACTCTCTGCCGCAGGCGTTCCCGTAGTGCACCGATGCTACCCGGGGGCCATCCACGGCTTCATGACCATGTCGGGGCTGGCACTGGCTGGCGAAGCCCGGTGGCAGGCCGGCACCGACATCGCCACCGCGTTGCGTCCCGCGCGTTGA
- a CDS encoding DUF732 domain-containing protein — MALSTAALAGSGLAVPAAAHADAVAYLVNVTVRPGYNFAGADQALAYGHGICDKVTSGLPYGQVIGEVKADFGTGDEHQASYLINQAVNELCPAAIWHLRNSAVGYRAPVG; from the coding sequence TTGGCGCTGAGCACTGCCGCGCTGGCCGGGTCAGGGCTCGCGGTGCCCGCGGCAGCGCATGCCGACGCCGTCGCCTATCTGGTCAATGTGACTGTGCGGCCTGGCTACAACTTCGCCGGTGCCGACCAGGCGCTGGCCTATGGACACGGCATCTGCGACAAGGTCACCTCGGGCCTGCCGTACGGCCAGGTGATCGGTGAGGTGAAGGCCGACTTCGGCACCGGTGACGAGCATCAGGCCTCGTACCTGATCAACCAGGCGGTCAACGAACTGTGTCCGGCAGCGATCTGGCACTTGCGCAACTCGGCTGTCGGCTACCGGGCGCCGGTGGGATAA
- a CDS encoding BTAD domain-containing putative transcriptional regulator has protein sequence MTDCVVLREKLRIPEVSGLARPRLEQPLLAGPQTIVDMVVAPAGCGKTTLLSRVAAASAVPVGWYRVTADDSTEHRLVAHLATALSAVADTAAVGSLAELVETLDVPGGSGGMLILDDVHEIADTPAERALERFISLRPRRLQLICGSRRLPDINVPRIRVSGSIRETGSDDLRFRSWEVEELFASVYREPLRPEAAAALTRRTGGWAAGLQLFHLATVGRSAAERHQAVAALGGRSKLVRSYLTRNVLAELPAQRRAFLLRTCALGRLSGEACDALLGINGSHRILEELETAQLFTFTDDGGVYFRYHEVLQAHLELALVEEYGPAEAKAWYLKSARVLEALGEQQQAARAFAKAGDWASVSRLVQDAGGVRIDATVVDDAHLLPASTWQHDPWLALAHARRLVREGALVRAAEAYRNAQKLYDDPNYQQICRFEARVVSTWLPPGGRQMTAAVAHWSNALRDALHRVPDLTARVPADDLRGRLVQGLAAVAAGELRRARDVLGLIGEDEPADPLARVVAGLALAAVDLIDGRATDPAARFSTVAIDADNEGLPWVSRLCHGLEQIALVVAADAVWRLDGCAHLVDAAEQMGDQWGAGLLRWVIGVVKQRVGQDGKAELTAAETVFADLGAPVLQLWCRLAATRPGDSAYPKLVETCRTLHARGAQAFALGRLGADGAAELARQCGIPLAATTYRTPDEPRSAFAAASQVVEASLPPVAITCFGGYRIAIDGEVAELSTLRPQARSVLQILSMAPGRDHHRETLEDILWPGVDHSVACHRLQVAVSSVRTMFGDTGMSIRRSGESYRLCLPERATVDVRDFTDALARAAAASARGDLRGRVAARQEALNLYTGDLLPEITGQPTIDSERERLRLAAAGAAAGLASDYRTLGEFEQALIVAQRSVQLDPYQDSAWLVLADLHETLGDESSAEYVRREHARMQADLEFSTL, from the coding sequence ATGACTGATTGCGTTGTCCTGCGGGAAAAGCTACGGATCCCCGAGGTTTCGGGGCTGGCGCGGCCGCGTCTCGAACAGCCGCTGCTGGCCGGTCCGCAAACCATCGTCGACATGGTGGTCGCGCCGGCCGGGTGCGGCAAGACCACGCTGCTGTCGCGAGTGGCCGCGGCATCGGCGGTGCCCGTGGGCTGGTACCGGGTCACGGCGGACGATTCGACGGAGCATCGGCTGGTCGCGCATCTGGCCACGGCGCTGTCAGCGGTGGCCGATACCGCCGCCGTCGGCTCGCTGGCCGAGTTGGTGGAGACGCTCGACGTGCCGGGCGGTTCGGGCGGCATGCTGATCCTCGACGACGTACACGAAATCGCCGACACACCTGCCGAGCGGGCTTTGGAGCGGTTCATCTCGCTGCGGCCGCGCCGCCTGCAGCTGATCTGCGGGTCGCGCCGGCTTCCCGACATCAACGTGCCGCGGATCCGGGTTTCGGGTTCGATCCGCGAGACCGGCAGTGACGATCTGCGCTTCCGCTCGTGGGAGGTCGAGGAACTGTTCGCCTCGGTCTACCGCGAGCCGCTGCGCCCCGAGGCCGCGGCCGCGCTCACCCGCAGGACCGGTGGCTGGGCAGCGGGACTGCAGCTGTTCCACCTCGCGACGGTGGGCCGCTCCGCGGCAGAACGCCATCAGGCCGTCGCGGCGCTCGGTGGCCGGTCCAAGCTCGTGCGGTCCTATCTCACCCGTAATGTGCTGGCCGAGCTGCCCGCGCAGCGGCGGGCATTCCTGTTGCGGACCTGCGCGCTGGGCCGGTTGTCGGGTGAGGCGTGCGATGCACTGCTGGGCATCAACGGCAGCCATCGCATTCTCGAGGAGCTCGAAACCGCGCAACTGTTCACGTTCACCGATGACGGCGGCGTGTATTTCCGTTATCACGAAGTGCTGCAGGCGCATCTGGAGTTGGCACTGGTGGAGGAGTACGGCCCGGCCGAGGCCAAGGCGTGGTACCTCAAGAGTGCGCGCGTGCTGGAGGCGCTCGGCGAACAGCAGCAGGCCGCGCGCGCGTTCGCCAAGGCCGGCGATTGGGCATCGGTGTCGCGCCTGGTGCAGGATGCGGGCGGCGTACGCATCGACGCGACCGTGGTGGACGACGCGCACCTGCTGCCGGCCAGCACATGGCAGCACGATCCGTGGCTGGCCCTGGCCCATGCCCGGCGGCTGGTACGCGAAGGTGCGCTCGTGCGTGCCGCGGAGGCGTATCGCAATGCCCAAAAGCTCTATGACGACCCGAACTATCAGCAGATCTGCCGATTCGAGGCGCGCGTGGTCTCGACCTGGCTACCGCCGGGCGGACGGCAGATGACGGCAGCCGTCGCGCACTGGAGCAATGCGCTGCGAGATGCGCTGCACCGGGTACCCGATCTCACCGCGCGAGTGCCCGCCGACGATCTCCGCGGCCGGTTGGTCCAGGGTCTCGCCGCCGTGGCCGCAGGCGAGCTCCGCCGGGCCCGCGACGTTTTGGGACTGATCGGCGAAGACGAACCGGCCGACCCGCTGGCGAGAGTGGTGGCGGGCCTGGCCCTGGCCGCGGTGGATCTGATCGACGGCCGCGCCACCGATCCGGCGGCGCGGTTCAGCACCGTCGCCATCGACGCGGACAACGAAGGCCTGCCGTGGGTTTCGCGGCTCTGCCACGGTCTGGAGCAGATCGCGCTCGTCGTCGCGGCCGATGCCGTGTGGCGTCTGGACGGCTGCGCGCACCTCGTCGATGCCGCCGAGCAGATGGGGGATCAGTGGGGCGCAGGGCTGCTGCGCTGGGTCATCGGTGTCGTCAAACAGCGGGTGGGGCAGGACGGAAAAGCCGAATTAACCGCGGCCGAAACGGTATTCGCGGACCTCGGCGCTCCGGTGCTGCAGCTGTGGTGTCGGCTCGCGGCCACCCGGCCCGGGGACAGCGCGTATCCGAAGCTGGTCGAAACGTGCCGCACCCTGCACGCGCGCGGGGCTCAGGCCTTCGCGCTGGGCAGGCTGGGTGCAGACGGCGCAGCCGAACTGGCGCGGCAGTGTGGCATTCCGCTCGCGGCGACCACCTACCGCACGCCGGACGAACCGCGCAGCGCGTTCGCGGCGGCGAGCCAGGTGGTGGAGGCCAGCCTGCCGCCGGTGGCGATCACATGCTTCGGTGGTTACCGCATCGCGATCGATGGGGAGGTCGCGGAACTTTCGACGCTGCGCCCGCAGGCCCGGTCGGTGCTGCAGATCCTGTCGATGGCACCGGGCCGCGATCACCATCGTGAAACCCTTGAGGACATCTTGTGGCCGGGCGTCGACCACTCCGTGGCGTGTCACCGTCTGCAAGTGGCGGTTTCGAGTGTGCGGACGATGTTCGGTGACACGGGAATGTCGATCCGCCGCAGCGGAGAATCGTACCGGCTGTGCCTGCCCGAGCGGGCAACCGTCGACGTGCGCGATTTCACCGACGCACTGGCGCGGGCGGCCGCCGCATCGGCACGGGGAGATCTGCGGGGCCGGGTCGCCGCGCGGCAGGAAGCCCTCAATCTGTACACCGGCGATCTGCTGCCCGAGATCACCGGACAGCCCACGATCGACAGTGAACGTGAACGGCTGCGCCTCGCGGCGGCGGGCGCGGCGGCAGGGCTCGCGTCGGACTACCGCACGCTCGGTGAGTTCGAACAGGCGCTGATCGTCGCGCAGCGGTCCGTTCAGCTTGACCCGTACCAGGACTCGGCGTGGCTCGTGCTCGCCGACCTGCACGAGACGCTCGGCGACGAGAGCTCGGCCGAGTACGTCCGCCGCGAACATGCGCGCATGCAGGCCGATCTAGAGTTCTCCACCCTCTGA